From Anopheles darlingi chromosome 2, idAnoDarlMG_H_01, whole genome shotgun sequence, the proteins below share one genomic window:
- the LOC125959289 gene encoding mucin-5B-like — MVRRGREPHQMKATVMSKVEFSDRNIDGDRIDPLIEKSEEEDGRGNEVVSTRMDMNGAEETDSKDITSVTEITINEPTTTPTTIGQDLPTQSQSTVNQANDKNSTEAEHGIEMTTATVIPKDETPPDLKPTLPSLYDDTTKDVDNSETNHLDVSTSDAEAAIKPVSTESSPTMTQTALPTEGQSETTQSVSIAVSETITNTLELTSSLIVPAITDSFRTYSSSDVIDLTEELTKVSSSSPTEESISTVGIKNEGTSSSLITTEEILLSSVDTHVIDTTANNQSSIEAGMQDSRTTLSSSTNGIIVTDNPEETLLESTITMITEVTEKLTDGIDTTVFITESSTSISYKAVEDSNAAPLTESLSTFQPTTEINEENDSHTTINNDLTESTDEIVTSARSNNSRNPVTSAEDQYSTTASFTLTTDIAAVEDVATFAPSSTEVVTSTDDQQSTTAASLLSTLAIGSTAEATTFPSSIYSTTDSVTLPEDEYTTLTDKLSDDASTSKTVPSSEDEELTTTSLLNLVTDITTPELPTSAENQHSTLASAENAVDTTTLIESRYTDADSSKSTEDQDSTITSKYDSTIILTTLMPTTGDNIEIATFTIAATVSTLSTASDTLETSTSITSIETNDASHDSTTIPITQGATTFTSSSEEVDIVNATYASHSITTSISEIGEDIATVATEEMSTGMDLIEDNESTTTSALSTTVMSTINIPESNKNAIGSLPDEDDSRSYTTIDNEYVYKVTTVSSYDEDIRTEEITTAPFTIAPTPYVETVNVSTENMPRTATSTPTNPISAETPKEIPNTEESSTNISQEFSTNSKDTDSFSTVSVSDEERENSINGTTSPIESLSVDVTEQGVAESTFAKGTVEVANIDKTDQLLRSSGSSNLPSTILPPMTLATSTASPENASAASDRTTALNMYSHSIASVETIDPSTSMSVNEDDYASTSFALMTPQENAASLPSPTMLCFVATLVVLAISDNPRLHRRH; from the exons ATGGTACGCCGAGGACGGGAACCGCACCAGATGAA GGCAACAGTGATGAGCAAAGTGGAGTTTTCCGATCGGAATATTGACGGCGATCGTATCGATCCGCTAATTGAAAAatcggaagaggaagatggtCGAGGCAATGAGGTCGTTAGCACTCGTATGGATATGAATGGTGCTGAGGAAACTGATTCTAAGGACATCACTTCCGTTACTGAGATTACGATAAATGAACCTACCACAACGCCCACAACAATTGGGCAGGATTTGCCAACCCAGTCACAGAGTACTGTGAATCAGGCAAACGATAAGAACAGTACCGAAGCGGAGCATGGCATTGAAATGACTACAGCTACAGTGATACCGAAAGATGAAACTCCTCCAGATCTGAAACCAACGTTACCGTCTCTCTATGATGACACCACAAAAGACGTTGATAACAGTGAAACGAACCATTTAGATGTGTCCACTAGCGATGCCGAAGCTGCCATCAAACCAGTTTCAACAGAATCCAGCCCTACAATGACGCAAACAGCATTACCTACCGAAGGGCAAAGTGAAACCACTCAAAGTGTATCAATCGCTGTTAGTGAAACTATTACTAACACCCTTGAGCTAACATCATCGCTAATTGTGCCAGCTATAACGGATTCGTTTCGAACATACTCTTCTAGTGATGTGATAGATTTAACAGAAGAATTGACGAAGGTTAGTTCTTCTTCACCAACAGAAGAATCCATTTCCACAGTAGGCATCAAGAATGAGGGCACCAGTTCCTCACTAATTACAACGGAAGAAATATTGCTATCTAGTGTCGATACCCACGTCATTGATACAACCGCCAATAACCAGTCTTCGATTGAAGCTGGTATGCAGGATTCTAGAACAACTTTAAGCTCATCAACAAATGGCATTATAGTTACGGATAATCCGGAGGAAACGTTACTTGAATCCACGATCACAATGATAACAGAAGTGACGGAAA AATTAACAGACGGTATCGATACTACCGTATTTATAACGGAAAGCTCTACATCGATTTCATATAAAGCAGTAGAGGATAGCAATGCAGCGCCCTTGACTGAATCGCTATCGACATTTCAACCGACCACAGagataaatgaagaaaacgaTTCTCACACAACAATTAATAACGATTTGACTGAATCAACGGATGAGATAGTTACATCCGCTAGaagtaacaacagcagaaaCCCGGTCACATCAGCAGAGGATCAATACTCGACCACAGCATCTTTTACGCTAACAACAGACATAGCTGCAGTTGAAGATGTAGCCACTTTCGCTCCAAGCAGTACTGAAGTAGTAACATCAACCGATGATCAGCAGTCGACGACCGCGGCTTCTCTTCTGTCTACTCTGGCTATAGGGAGTACTGCAGAAGCAACCACATTCCCTTCAAGCATCTATAGCACCACCGATTCAGTCACATTACCGGAGGATGAGTACACAACATTGACGGATAAGCTATCAGATGATGCATCCACTTCAAAAACAGTACCGTCATCGGAGGACGAAGAATTGACGACAACGTCGCTCTTAAACTTAGTAACAGATATAACAACTCCTGAGTTACCGACATCGGCTGAGAATCAACACTCTACATTGGCATCGGCAGAAAATGCAGTTGATACAACTACTCTCATTGAAAGCAGGTATACAGACGCAGATTCATCGAAATCGACAGAAGATCAGGACTCGACAATTACCAGCAAGTACGATAGTACTATCATTTTAACGACACTAATGCCAACAACAGGAGATAATATCGAGATTGCTACCTTTACGATCGCTGCAACCGTAAGCACATTAAGTACAGCCTCTGACACACTGGAAACTAGTACGTCCATTACAAGTATTGAAACAAATGATGCATCCCATGATTCCACCACGATACCCATCACGCAAGGAGCAACCACATTCACTTCTAGCTCTGAAGAAGTAGATATAGTGAACGCTACTTACGCGTCTCACAGCATTACAACAAGCATTTCTGAAATCGGGGAAGATATTGCAACTGTTGCAACAGAGGAAATGAGCACGGGGATGGATTTAATTGAGGATAATGAAAGCACCACCACTTCTGCATTGTCGACAACGGTAATGTCAACGATAAATATTCCAGAGTCAAACAAAAATGCTATAGGGAGTTTACCAGACGAAGATGATAGTAGATCATACACAACGATCGATAACGAATATGTATACAAGGTAACAACAGTTTCATCTTATGATGAAGATATCAGAACCGAAGAAATTACCACCGCACCGTTTACCATTGCTCCAACACCTTACGTAGAAACCGTTAATGTTAGTACGGAAAATATGCCTCGAACAGCAACTAGCACTCCGACAAATCCAATATCCGCGGAAACTCCTAAAGAGATTCCCAATACTGAAGAAAGTTCCACAAATATTTCGCAGGAATTCAGTACCAACAGCAAGGATACTGATTCATTCAGTACCGTCTCCGTAAGTGACGAGGAACGCGAAAACAGCATAAACGGAACAACTAGTCCGATAGAATCTCTATCCGTTGATGTAACGGAACAAGGGGTTGCAGAAAGCACATTTGCTAAGGGTACTGTGGAAGTAGCAAACATAGATAAAACTGATCAGTTACTCCGATCTTCTGGCAGCAGTAACTTGCCATCAACTATATTGCCACCGATGACGTTAGCAACATCAACGGCTTCACCAGAGAATGCGTCTGCAGCAAGTGATCGAACAACAGCACTCAACATGTACAGCCACTCCATAGCATCCGTGGAAACGATTGATCCGTCAACATCTATGTCGGTGAACGAGGATGATTATGCATCGACATCGTTCGCTTTGATGACACCCCAGGAGAATGCTGCATCCTTGCCATCGCCAACGATGCTGTGCTTTGTAGCAACACTCGTTGTGCTTGCGATAAGCGACAACCCACGATTACATCGAAGGCACTAA
- the LOC125950023 gene encoding sodium-dependent phosphate transporter 2 gives MDPFSPDLLWLVILGFVIAFVLAFGIGANDVANSFGTSVGSGVLTIRQACWLATVCEVSGAVLIGYKVSDTMRKGILEVEMYKGSEIELMLGCLSALGSSALWLLVATFLKMPISGTHSIVGSTIGFSLVARGTQGLKWNTLLTIIGSWFISPVLSGLVSVLLFWTIRKFILNAKNPLRAGLFALPLFYGTTLAVNVFSIVHDGPKLLYMDGIPVWVALTISLTLGVVVAAIVQMFIVPWQRRKILEGGAATGHGKTEFMLGDSDGDSSSNGSPRRPKRPLSLVAGDGKAALPAITETTELVSLSSQQPGSQNGLKKKLPGELSPSVGGGGGGPYSFHPDIVKKASLLSAQDKTSLDNTDLTVTSLNFIDEYQSFNGNGRFHLGTYFDRRNSTTVSPKSPDSVQLSNGALKEQQPAMIALQNGISTTASPKGDSTLPVSDYTLLPQNVLLCAGDNDIKKDLSKIEAAAGLEHTLSATISPNSSKVPLLVKEGSEEDGRARKATEEPNDVSALFSFLQVLTATFGSFAHGGNDVSNAIGPLIALFMIYREGSVLQKSETPLYILLYGGLGISVGLWLWGRRVIETIGNDLTKITPSTGFTIEIGAALTVLIASKIGLPISTTHCKVGSVVFVGQANSRPAQKAASQHHAVTAQQKAVDWGLFRNIVYAWVVTVPVAALLSAGFMAALCAIVLP, from the exons ATGGATCCGTTTTCACCAGACTTACTGTGGCTGGTGATCCTTGGTTTTGTGATAGCGTTTGTGCTAGCATTCGGTATCGGTGCGAACGATGTCGCCAACTCATTCGGCACTAGCGTCGGTTCCGGTGTGCTCACAATACGCCAagcctgctggctggcgacgGTATGCGAGGTATCCGGAGCAGTTCTGATAG GCTATAAAGTGTCGGACACGATGCGGAAAGGGATCCTCGAGGTGGAAATGTACAAAGGCAGCGAAATAGAGCTGATGCTGGGTTGCCTCTCGGCGCTCGGTAGCTCGGCcctgtggctgctggtggctacCTTCCTGAAGATGCCCATCTCTGGCACGCACAGTATTGTCGGTTCTACGATTGGCTTCAGCCTGGTGGCACGCGGTACGCAGGGCCTCAAGTGGAACACGCTGCTCACCATCATTGGCTCGTGGTTCATCTCGCCCGTCCTCAGTGGGCTGGTGAGTGTACTGCTGTTCTGGACCATCCGGAAGTTCATCCTGAACGCGAAGAACCCACTGCGCGCCGGACTCTTCGCTCTGCCCCTGTTCTACGGCACGACCTTGGCTGTGAATGTATTTAGTATCGTGCACGATGGACCGAAAT TGTTGTATATGGATGGCATCCCGGTGTGGGTGGCGCTCACTATCAGCCTAACGCTGGGCGTAGTCGTCGCTGCGATCGTGCAGATGTTTATAGTGCCGTGGCAAAGGCGCAAGATTCTCGAAGGTGGGGCCGCCACTGGCCATGGAAAGACGGAGTTTATGCTCGGTGATTCGGATGGCGATTCCTCGTCAAACGGCAGCCCACGTCGTCCGAAGCGTCCCCTGTCGCTGGTGGCCGGGGACGGTAAGGCCGCACTTCCTGCCATCACCGAAACGACGGAACTGGTCTCGCTCTCGTCTCAGCAACCGGGTTCACAGAATGGACTGAAGAAGAAACTTCCTGGCGAGCTTTCACCGagcgtcggcggtggtggaggtggaccCTACTCTTTCCATCCCGACATCGTGAAGAAGGCAAGCCTGCTGAGCGCCCAGGACAAGACGAGTCTCGACAACACCGATCTGACCGTGACGAGTTTGAACTTTATCGACGAGTATCAGTCATTCAATGGCAATGGTCGCTTCCATCTCGGGACGTACTTTGATCGACGTAACAGTACGACCGTTTCGCCCAAATCCCCCGACTCGGTGCAGCTTAGTAATGGTGCTTTGAA GGAGCAACAGCCGGCGATGATCGCGCTACAGAATGGCATCTCAACGACTGCTAGCCCAAAGGGTGACAGTACGCTTCCAGTCTCCGACTATACGCTACTGCCCCAGAACGTGTTGCTGTGTGCTGGTGATAATGACATCAAGAAAGATCTGTCGAAAATTGAGGCTGCAGCCGGCCTGGAGCATACGCTTAGTGCTACGATATCGCCCAATTCGAGCAAAGTGCCACTGCTGGTGAAGGAAGGTTCGGAGGAGGACGGAAGAGCGCGCAAAGCCACCGAAGAACCGAACGATGTTTCGGCACTATTCTCCTTCCTGCAGGTGCTAACCGCTACGTTCGGAAGCTTCGCACACGGTGGAAATGATGTTAG TAATGCCATCGGTCCACTGATAGCCCTGTTCATGATCTATCGCGAGGGTTCGGTGCTACAGAAGTCGGAAACACCGCTGTATATTCTGTTGTATGGAGGACTTGGCATTTCCGTCGGCCTCTGGTTGTGGGGCCGCCGTGTGATCGAAACGATCGGCAATGATCTCACCAAAATAACTCCATCGAC TGGTTTTACGATCGAAATTGGTGCTGCTCTGACTGTTCTGATCGCCTCCAAGATCGGACTACCCATCTCGACCACTCACTGTAAGGTGGGCTCGGTGGTGTTCGTGGGCCAGGCGAATTCCCGACCAGCGCAAAAGGCTGCTTCTCAACACCATGCTGTCACGGCACAACAGAAGGCTGTCGACTGGGGACTGTTCCGTAACATAGTGTACGCCTGGGTAGTTACTGTTCCCGTGGCGGCACTGTTGAGTGCCGGCTTTATGGCGGCTTTATGCGCGATAGTGTTACCGTAA